A genomic segment from Alteribacillus bidgolensis encodes:
- a CDS encoding ABC transporter ATP-binding protein, whose protein sequence is MIDTQLEDKHKLSAKYLDVSYVNNKTETEVIALQNINLDIKEGEFICIVGPSGCGKTTFLNTVAGLIEPSRGTILLDDQKVNGPGKDRSMVFQNPSLLPWRTVIDNVLYGLELQKRVSYETKKKSQEYINMVGLKGYEHHYPHELSGGMQQRVNLARALTVDPSLLLLDEPLSALDAQTREFMQEELLRIWSETKKTSIFITHQIDEAVYLADRVFVFGARPGRVVDSIDINLPRPRKLSIKRDPAFLHLIDHIWSIIEKESTKQGFQ, encoded by the coding sequence ATGATTGATACGCAATTGGAAGATAAACATAAGTTATCAGCTAAGTATTTAGATGTTTCTTATGTGAACAATAAAACAGAAACAGAAGTAATAGCACTTCAAAATATTAATTTAGATATAAAAGAAGGAGAATTCATCTGCATCGTAGGCCCAAGTGGTTGTGGAAAGACTACATTTTTAAATACGGTTGCCGGACTTATTGAGCCAAGCAGGGGTACCATTTTATTAGACGATCAGAAGGTGAATGGACCAGGAAAAGACAGATCCATGGTTTTCCAAAACCCAAGTCTTTTGCCGTGGCGCACGGTAATAGATAATGTCTTATATGGTCTTGAATTACAAAAAAGAGTCTCCTATGAAACAAAGAAAAAATCACAAGAATATATAAATATGGTAGGTCTAAAAGGGTATGAACATCATTATCCTCATGAATTATCAGGAGGTATGCAACAAAGAGTAAATCTTGCCCGTGCTTTAACAGTAGATCCGTCTCTTCTTTTATTAGATGAGCCCTTATCAGCGTTGGATGCCCAAACGAGAGAATTTATGCAGGAAGAATTACTTCGAATCTGGAGCGAAACTAAAAAGACAAGTATATTTATAACCCATCAAATTGATGAAGCTGTATATTTAGCTGACCGTGTGTTTGTTTTTGGTGCTAGGCCTGGACGAGTTGTAGATAGTATAGATATCAATCTTCCTCGTCCGAGAAAATTGAGTATTAAACGTGACCCCGCGTTTTTACATCTTATTGATCACATTTGGTCGATTATAGAAAAAGAATCAACAAAACAAGGATTCCAATAG
- a CDS encoding PucR family transcriptional regulator encodes MDQSSEEMNRFVDEIFEPLKTNDLDLEKTLIVYMESNRNAKLSAETLHIHINTLYQRLKKIEKRLNIELDDPEDILKIQLACHLMNNF; translated from the coding sequence TTGGATCAATCCTCTGAAGAAATGAATAGGTTTGTAGATGAAATTTTTGAGCCGCTTAAAACCAATGACTTGGACTTGGAAAAAACACTTATTGTTTACATGGAATCGAATAGAAATGCTAAATTATCAGCCGAAACATTGCACATCCATATTAATACCCTATACCAGCGTCTCAAAAAAATCGAAAAACGACTGAACATTGAACTTGATGACCCAGAAGACATCTTAAAAATTCAGCTGGCTTGCCATTTGATGAATAATTTTTAA
- a CDS encoding ABC transporter substrate-binding protein, which translates to MLKKKFIVMFVSILLVSAGCGDNQGSTNTDAEQVTEITFAEPARILSLAPLYVAIEQGFLKEEGIEANISSGGGGAQVTAALLSGEAQFAASGPRSMFTPLEKGEDLVAIQSLNSALTFEIALSDQYMKEKNISADAPLEDRIAGLNGATIGTNVVGDSGDVYTRYLMKLHGEDPSTLETVKLSGTGAKIGGMKEGTVNGGIASPPFALQSQEEEAGQLAIKASEEPTYANMVWEVIFADREYLEENHDTAKKVVRAIGKGIEFTRENPDESADSIASYFDGTDVEIIEESLIGLKETFKGYGEMNQEAWDNAQDPLVEYGEMSGVNTKHNTEPDGIWTNDYIDEAFSTNE; encoded by the coding sequence ATGTTAAAGAAAAAATTTATTGTTATGTTCGTTAGTATATTACTAGTTTCAGCAGGTTGCGGCGATAATCAAGGTTCTACAAATACTGATGCTGAACAGGTAACCGAAATTACTTTTGCAGAACCTGCACGTATTTTATCGCTGGCACCTTTATATGTTGCCATTGAACAAGGTTTTTTAAAGGAAGAAGGTATTGAAGCTAATATTTCTTCAGGAGGCGGGGGTGCCCAAGTAACGGCTGCGTTATTATCAGGAGAGGCCCAGTTTGCTGCCTCTGGACCTCGAAGCATGTTTACCCCCCTTGAAAAAGGTGAAGATTTAGTCGCGATACAATCTTTAAATTCAGCTTTAACATTTGAAATAGCTTTATCTGATCAGTATATGAAAGAAAAAAATATTTCAGCTGACGCACCTTTGGAGGACAGGATTGCTGGTTTAAATGGAGCGACTATTGGTACGAATGTGGTAGGTGACTCTGGGGATGTATACACGAGATATTTGATGAAACTGCATGGTGAAGATCCTTCAACACTTGAAACAGTTAAATTATCAGGAACTGGTGCTAAAATTGGCGGAATGAAAGAAGGAACCGTCAATGGCGGCATTGCTTCACCACCTTTTGCTTTACAATCTCAGGAAGAAGAAGCTGGTCAACTAGCGATTAAAGCAAGTGAGGAACCCACATACGCAAACATGGTATGGGAAGTGATTTTTGCAGATAGAGAATACTTGGAAGAAAATCATGATACCGCAAAGAAAGTAGTACGAGCAATTGGGAAAGGAATCGAATTTACACGTGAAAACCCAGATGAATCAGCAGATTCCATTGCATCTTATTTTGATGGAACGGACGTAGAAATCATAGAAGAATCCTTAATAGGACTGAAAGAGACTTTCAAGGGCTATGGGGAAATGAATCAAGAAGCTTGGGATAATGCACAGGATCCGTTAGTAGAGTATGGAGAAATGTCTGGGGTTAATACCAAGCATAATACTGAGCCAGACGGTATTTGGACAAATGATTACATCGATGAAGCTTTTTCAACAAATGAATAG
- a CDS encoding CotY/CotZ family spore coat protein has product MGRKNNETESIEEMNRGGNTSKKGSCVLDAVLEIKEAQDEAENFDACENKCSRNLLSPTGNINGLDTVPFVLQAKSGQLFHATGGIGQDNCFQTVFFRVEKVDKCSGCATLSLLRPDNNLDFDNCCVDPASLCDVEELERTRHCIEVDLDCFCAIQCLDPQLVGGEMDKHRPHCK; this is encoded by the coding sequence ATGGGCAGAAAAAATAATGAAACGGAAAGCATAGAGGAAATGAATAGAGGGGGAAATACTAGTAAAAAAGGAAGCTGCGTTTTGGATGCAGTGCTTGAAATAAAAGAAGCTCAAGATGAAGCAGAGAATTTCGATGCCTGCGAAAACAAATGCAGCCGTAATTTACTAAGCCCCACTGGAAATATTAACGGTTTGGATACGGTGCCGTTTGTTCTTCAAGCCAAAAGCGGACAATTGTTTCATGCAACAGGAGGTATTGGCCAAGATAACTGCTTCCAGACAGTCTTTTTTCGTGTAGAAAAAGTAGATAAATGCAGCGGCTGCGCTACTTTATCTTTATTACGCCCGGATAATAACCTGGATTTTGACAATTGCTGCGTAGATCCTGCTTCTTTATGTGACGTTGAGGAACTTGAGCGCACGAGACATTGTATTGAAGTAGACCTTGATTGCTTCTGTGCGATTCAATGCCTTGATCCACAACTTGTAGGCGGCGAAATGGATAAACACCGTCCTCATTGTAAATAA
- a CDS encoding NAD(P)/FAD-dependent oxidoreductase: protein MNIDEHVYDITIIGGGPAGLFTAFYGGMRNASVKIIESLPQLGGQLSALYPEKYIYDVAGFPKVRAQDLVDNLKEQMDIFPVTVCLEQAVQTIEKLEDDSFKLMTDKEIHYTKTIIITAGNGAFQPRRLKVEGAEQYEGKNLHYFIDNVDQFTGKEVAVCGGGDSAVDWALMLEPIAKKVSIIHRRDKFRAHEHSVENLKQSQVSIKTPFVPCELIGDQDGIKQVMIEESKSDRKELINVEDFIVNYGFISSLGPIKDWGLEIEKNSIVVNSKMETNIPGIYAVGDICTYPGKVKLIATGFGEAPVAVSNAKAYIDPNVRLQPKHSTAVFSS, encoded by the coding sequence TTGAATATAGATGAGCATGTATATGATATAACAATAATCGGTGGCGGCCCTGCTGGTTTATTTACTGCTTTTTATGGCGGTATGAGAAATGCGAGTGTAAAAATTATAGAAAGCTTGCCCCAGTTAGGCGGACAATTATCTGCGCTGTATCCAGAAAAATACATTTATGATGTAGCCGGCTTTCCAAAGGTTCGTGCACAGGATTTAGTTGATAACCTAAAGGAACAAATGGACATTTTTCCGGTTACTGTTTGTTTGGAGCAAGCCGTGCAAACCATTGAAAAGCTAGAAGATGATAGTTTTAAATTGATGACAGACAAAGAAATACATTACACGAAGACGATTATTATCACTGCGGGAAATGGTGCTTTTCAACCACGCCGTCTTAAAGTAGAGGGTGCAGAACAATATGAAGGGAAAAACCTGCATTACTTTATTGATAATGTAGATCAATTTACCGGTAAGGAAGTAGCTGTTTGTGGGGGCGGTGACTCCGCAGTTGATTGGGCATTAATGCTAGAGCCAATCGCTAAAAAGGTTTCTATTATTCATCGACGTGATAAATTCCGCGCACACGAACATAGTGTAGAAAATCTCAAGCAATCCCAAGTTTCTATAAAAACACCTTTTGTGCCGTGTGAATTAATTGGAGATCAAGATGGTATTAAACAAGTGATGATAGAAGAATCTAAAAGTGATAGAAAAGAATTAATTAATGTGGAAGATTTTATCGTCAATTACGGTTTTATATCATCGCTTGGGCCTATTAAAGACTGGGGTCTTGAAATTGAAAAGAACTCTATTGTGGTAAATTCGAAAATGGAAACAAACATTCCAGGAATATATGCAGTTGGAGATATTTGTACATACCCTGGAAAAGTTAAACTAATTGCAACCGGTTTTGGTGAAGCACCGGTAGCTGTAAGCAATGCAAAGGCATATATTGATCCAAACGTGCGTTTACAACCAAAGCATAGTACAGCAGTTTTCTCATCTTAA
- a CDS encoding cupin domain-containing protein: MSFSTIEEFEQKYVGRLEDKKLDWEVLAFQEEVDPRYRRAQMRYIGRGATANADSSVIEANNFTLSTMVLPPGSIGPLHLHSDVEEVFFILKGEMKVLLQHEGEDHEIKLNTRDCVSVPPGVQRGIRNDGDEDAMMLVMLGAPKPQLPTYPEGSELEKLRIERKKEREAIISKADK; encoded by the coding sequence ATGAGTTTTTCTACGATTGAGGAATTTGAACAGAAATACGTTGGAAGGTTAGAGGATAAGAAACTAGATTGGGAAGTTTTAGCTTTTCAAGAGGAAGTGGATCCTAGATATCGTCGTGCGCAAATGCGCTATATTGGACGCGGGGCAACAGCAAATGCAGATTCAAGTGTAATAGAAGCAAATAATTTTACACTAAGCACCATGGTTTTACCTCCAGGCTCCATTGGACCACTTCATCTCCATTCAGATGTCGAAGAAGTGTTCTTTATTTTAAAAGGAGAGATGAAAGTTCTTCTTCAGCATGAAGGGGAAGACCACGAGATTAAGTTAAATACACGTGATTGTGTTAGTGTTCCACCTGGAGTACAACGAGGCATACGAAATGATGGTGATGAGGACGCTATGATGCTTGTTATGTTAGGTGCACCAAAGCCGCAGCTACCGACATACCCTGAAGGCAGCGAACTTGAAAAATTGCGAATAGAACGTAAAAAAGAACGTGAGGCAATTATCAGTAAGGCAGATAAATAA
- a CDS encoding YmaF family protein: MEIPVSGFMYSSGSLDSNGEHTHQLYLTSWNRQPVHVHEFSGVTSVNVGHRHDYVGTTEPAPSGVEHTHEYMTITSVDAGHRHEIRGITGPGVRIPGGGHFHYFEGVTSVNGDTPHRHAYRGNTEGAIDV; this comes from the coding sequence ATGGAAATACCTGTTTCAGGTTTCATGTATTCCTCTGGTTCTCTCGATTCAAACGGAGAGCATACCCATCAACTGTATCTTACATCATGGAACAGACAACCTGTCCATGTCCACGAATTTTCTGGAGTGACATCCGTTAACGTTGGCCACCGTCATGATTACGTCGGGACCACAGAACCTGCTCCTAGTGGTGTGGAGCACACTCACGAATACATGACTATTACATCCGTTGATGCAGGACACAGACATGAGATTAGAGGCATAACGGGACCTGGTGTCCGAATTCCTGGAGGCGGACATTTTCATTATTTTGAAGGGGTCACTTCCGTCAATGGAGACACACCCCATCGTCATGCATATAGAGGAAATACAGAAGGAGCTATAGACGTATAA
- a CDS encoding ABC transporter permease gives MQKNDTVPISRNSTIQRLKKIRKDKSGLMISTLAIVLFIIGWEIVSRNEWVNPLFISSPLAIIQAAATMLQEPDFWKNLGVSGYEFGVGFLLAMVIGIPMGVFSGWNSTFNAIVNPFISGLYVTPKVTLLPVIIIAFGIGPASKIVIVFLMAFFPIVMSAQKAMNTLDQSLIKASRTFTANDFQVFKTIALPSTVPFLLNGIRLGIGQGLIAVVVGELFASSAGIGYQLTSDGQNLQTDRMFVGVLVITLTGITLTALLGTIERRFSSWKPENN, from the coding sequence ATGCAAAAAAATGATACTGTCCCAATTTCAAGAAACTCAACAATACAAAGACTTAAGAAAATAAGAAAAGATAAAAGTGGGTTAATGATTAGTACTCTAGCTATTGTTCTTTTTATTATCGGTTGGGAAATCGTTTCTCGAAATGAATGGGTTAACCCGCTATTCATTAGTTCCCCTCTTGCAATAATACAGGCTGCAGCAACTATGTTACAAGAACCAGATTTTTGGAAAAATTTAGGCGTAAGTGGATATGAATTTGGTGTTGGATTTCTACTAGCAATGGTCATTGGGATTCCGATGGGAGTGTTCTCTGGTTGGAATTCGACCTTTAATGCCATTGTTAATCCTTTTATATCGGGTTTGTACGTGACACCAAAAGTGACGCTATTGCCTGTAATTATTATTGCTTTTGGGATTGGCCCAGCTTCTAAAATTGTCATTGTATTCTTAATGGCTTTTTTCCCAATTGTTATGAGTGCTCAAAAGGCAATGAATACATTAGATCAGAGTTTAATAAAAGCTTCTCGTACGTTCACAGCTAATGATTTTCAAGTCTTTAAGACGATTGCTCTTCCCTCAACAGTTCCTTTTCTATTAAACGGTATTCGATTAGGGATAGGACAGGGGTTAATAGCTGTCGTAGTAGGTGAATTGTTTGCTTCTTCTGCTGGTATTGGCTACCAGCTGACAAGTGACGGTCAGAACTTACAAACAGATCGAATGTTTGTAGGGGTATTAGTCATTACTTTGACAGGAATTACGCTTACTGCATTGTTAGGAACAATAGAAAGACGTTTTTCATCATGGAAGCCTGAAAATAATTAA
- a CDS encoding glycoside hydrolase family 32 protein, whose product MKRRFNKKKKWLAVLLLPFCLLTTSLLFSEWLDNKKEKPEVEDTYRADYHFTTPDHWKNDPQKPIYLDGEYHYYYLYNGDYPDGNGTEWRHATSTDLVHWEDEGVSIPKYTNENGDSWSGSVVVDTNNTAGFGEDSVVAVVTQPSANGDQEQFLWYSTDKGQSFTSYSDEPIMSNPGIEDFRDPKIIWDEQTDKWVMLMAEGTKIGFYESDNLKDWNYTGGFQTEDIGLIECPDLYVMRAHDGTVKWILGASANGESIGKPNTYAYWIGDYNGEEFHTDHEEPKWLDYGFDWYGGVTFEDGTSDDKLNHRYALAWMNNWDYPDNTPTMREGFNGLDSIVRKIELKKQENDDYYLTSQPIKDLNQLTHSTDSYANIEVDGIKTLETTGTAYQLEADISWSEIENAGLRLRESADQTRHIDVGIFPEGRYSYVNRGSTDQPDDSHQLVESNAPFDASKKNVHLKVLVDKTSIEVFIDDGKTVHSHQVFPPLADEGISLFSEGGTAVFENIEIKHYQSIHE is encoded by the coding sequence ATTAAGAGAAGATTTAATAAAAAAAAGAAATGGTTAGCTGTTCTCCTCCTTCCTTTTTGTCTACTAACAACCTCACTATTATTCAGCGAATGGCTCGATAATAAGAAAGAAAAACCGGAAGTAGAGGATACATACCGCGCCGACTACCATTTTACCACACCGGATCACTGGAAAAACGATCCTCAAAAACCGATCTATCTGGATGGGGAGTATCATTACTATTATCTCTATAATGGGGACTACCCGGATGGAAATGGAACAGAATGGCGTCATGCAACATCTACCGATTTGGTGCACTGGGAAGATGAAGGAGTATCTATTCCTAAGTATACAAATGAAAATGGTGATTCTTGGTCGGGTTCTGTAGTCGTGGATACGAACAATACGGCAGGCTTTGGAGAAGACTCCGTCGTGGCGGTCGTAACTCAGCCTTCCGCTAACGGAGACCAAGAACAATTCCTATGGTACAGTACGGACAAAGGTCAATCGTTCACCTCTTATAGTGACGAGCCTATTATGTCTAATCCTGGAATAGAAGACTTCCGGGATCCTAAAATCATTTGGGATGAGCAAACAGATAAATGGGTTATGCTGATGGCAGAAGGTACAAAAATTGGTTTTTACGAGTCTGACAACCTAAAAGATTGGAACTATACTGGGGGATTTCAAACAGAAGACATCGGTCTGATAGAGTGTCCTGACCTTTATGTGATGCGGGCACATGATGGGACAGTGAAATGGATCCTCGGTGCAAGCGCGAATGGCGAATCAATAGGAAAGCCAAACACCTATGCTTACTGGATTGGTGATTATAATGGAGAAGAATTTCACACCGATCATGAGGAGCCAAAGTGGCTGGATTACGGCTTTGATTGGTATGGGGGCGTAACTTTTGAAGACGGTACAAGTGATGATAAGTTAAACCACCGCTATGCATTGGCGTGGATGAACAATTGGGATTATCCAGACAACACCCCAACTATGAGGGAAGGCTTTAATGGGCTGGATTCCATTGTACGTAAAATCGAATTAAAAAAACAAGAGAATGATGATTACTACCTTACCTCCCAGCCGATTAAAGACTTGAATCAATTAACCCATTCGACGGATTCTTATGCCAATATCGAGGTAGATGGCATAAAAACGCTTGAAACGACAGGAACTGCTTATCAACTTGAGGCCGATATATCCTGGTCAGAGATCGAGAATGCAGGATTACGTCTACGAGAATCAGCAGATCAAACACGCCATATCGATGTTGGCATTTTTCCAGAAGGCCGCTATTCCTACGTTAATCGAGGCTCTACAGACCAACCCGACGATAGCCATCAACTTGTGGAAAGTAATGCTCCTTTTGATGCAAGTAAAAAGAACGTTCATTTAAAAGTTCTCGTTGATAAGACAAGTATCGAAGTGTTTATAGATGATGGGAAAACCGTTCACTCCCATCAAGTATTTCCTCCATTAGCTGATGAGGGTATCTCACTTTTTTCCGAAGGCGGGACGGCTGTATTTGAAAATATCGAAATAAAACATTATCAATCTATTCATGAATAG
- a CDS encoding L-lactate MFS transporter gives MGKVKNRWLIALSAVGIHLSIGSVYAWSNFTQPLTEQYGWSDSQVQLTFSLAILFLGLSAAFMGHFVEKYGPKTAGLVAAAFFGVGVAGSGVAVNMESLTLLYIFYGALGGIGLGVGYIAPVSTLVKWFPDRRGLATGLAIMGFGFAAAIASPIMDALIDSTGIANTFFILGISYFIIMLLSCLYLEKPPEGWLPEGFKEKASTSKMKAKEDLAQLTANEAVKTKRFYFLWFMLFINVTCGIAVISAMKPLAIESVGLTTGAAAALVGALGIANGLGRIGWAAVSDYIGRPNTYTAFFVLQIPIFFFLPSITHQVVYAVMVVIVYACYGGGFASVPAYIGDIFGTKQLGAIHGYILTAWSAAGLAGPMFAAWMKDTTGSYAASLNFFSGLFILALIISILTRLDIKKIKKEKESKEKLVS, from the coding sequence ATGGGAAAAGTTAAAAATCGTTGGCTTATTGCCTTATCAGCCGTTGGCATCCACCTCTCTATAGGTTCTGTCTATGCATGGAGTAATTTTACCCAGCCATTAACGGAGCAATATGGATGGTCGGACAGCCAAGTACAGCTAACCTTTAGTTTAGCTATCTTATTTTTAGGATTATCTGCTGCTTTTATGGGACACTTCGTAGAAAAGTACGGCCCTAAAACTGCAGGGTTAGTTGCTGCTGCCTTTTTTGGCGTTGGGGTTGCTGGTTCAGGTGTGGCTGTAAATATGGAATCTTTGACCCTTCTGTATATCTTTTATGGTGCACTCGGGGGAATCGGCCTTGGCGTTGGTTATATTGCACCGGTATCCACGTTAGTCAAATGGTTTCCCGACCGAAGAGGTTTAGCAACTGGACTTGCCATTATGGGATTTGGGTTCGCAGCAGCCATAGCCAGCCCCATTATGGATGCTTTAATTGACTCAACAGGAATTGCGAATACATTTTTTATATTGGGAATCTCTTATTTCATCATTATGTTGTTATCCTGTCTTTATCTTGAAAAACCTCCTGAAGGCTGGCTGCCAGAAGGATTTAAAGAAAAAGCTAGTACATCTAAAATGAAAGCCAAAGAAGATTTAGCTCAATTAACGGCAAACGAAGCCGTTAAAACAAAGCGTTTTTACTTTTTATGGTTCATGCTTTTTATCAATGTGACGTGCGGTATTGCCGTTATCTCTGCCATGAAGCCATTGGCCATTGAAAGCGTTGGATTAACAACAGGTGCAGCCGCCGCTTTAGTTGGAGCATTAGGCATTGCGAATGGGCTTGGCCGTATTGGCTGGGCTGCTGTTTCAGACTACATAGGAAGACCAAATACATATACGGCCTTCTTCGTACTGCAAATCCCTATCTTTTTCTTCCTGCCTTCCATTACACATCAAGTTGTGTATGCGGTGATGGTTGTCATTGTATATGCCTGTTATGGAGGCGGTTTCGCTTCTGTTCCAGCGTATATTGGAGACATTTTCGGAACAAAGCAGCTTGGAGCCATTCATGGTTATATTTTAACCGCCTGGTCTGCCGCCGGCTTAGCAGGTCCTATGTTTGCAGCCTGGATGAAAGATACAACGGGGAGCTATGCAGCCAGTTTAAATTTCTTTAGCGGATTATTTATTTTAGCACTCATTATTTCCATCTTAACTCGATTAGATATTAAAAAGATTAAAAAAGAAAAAGAGTCGAAGGAGAAACTAGTAAGCTAA
- a CDS encoding FdhF/YdeP family oxidoreductase has product MSNVTKKDPKKGTLHSGPTSISKIPAPKHWVSPVPFGLGKIKPKHIRDTMKVAWENKDNLKYATNILTKGVCDGCALGVSGLYDQTLKGPHICTTRLNVLRLSTMPPLKEEIVHADVDRLRQYSSAELRKMGRIPYPLIRRKGENKFSRISWDGAMDMIAEKMKTLDPKQYAFYLTSRGITNESYYTAGKVARFLGTNHVDNASRICHSPSKTALKRSVGIGASSCTYKDWIGTDVLVFWGSVASNASPVSTKYMLAAKKKGTKIIVINPYKEPAMDKYWVPSNAESALFGTQVADDFYQVNIGGDIAFMHGIMKYWFEMEEEQYGSAINHAFVQDHVNGYEELKTKVDELSWEKIIHSSGMSKERIRELAELLANSKNAVFAWALGLTMHSFATDNISQVANLALLRGYLGRENAGLMPFRGHSSVQGTGEMGADPFVLPGGGWDEDNVKRIEELWGFDLPKWQGDIVGVNLEHAALPDDHEKKLKLYYMSGGNFLETMPNPEFIEKALSEVDIRVHQDIILNTSTLVDAKEAVIVLPAKTRFEQEGGGTSTSTERMVYFSPEIAGNKQPVEEARAEWKIYVDLAKRVKPETAHLVNFETAQEIRDEIAKANPDYDGIQHLKKQGDVFQWGGAWLCEDGVCPTPDGRGNLIPIDIPNLEKPEGTFYVTTRRGKQFNSMVFKETDPFNNAGRYDVLLNAEDANTLNIVEGEGIVVYNQHGVFQGKALFTDIARGNIGLHFPEGNFLIPKGIYDSPSGIPQYSVAVKIEKAERFNARKDIDYLEKKLEDDEIDAPV; this is encoded by the coding sequence ATGAGTAATGTAACAAAAAAAGACCCTAAAAAAGGAACTTTACATAGCGGTCCTACCAGTATTTCAAAAATCCCCGCTCCCAAACATTGGGTAAGCCCTGTCCCGTTTGGATTAGGAAAGATTAAACCAAAACACATTCGTGACACCATGAAGGTGGCTTGGGAAAATAAAGATAACTTGAAATACGCCACAAACATTCTCACAAAAGGGGTTTGTGACGGCTGTGCCCTCGGGGTTTCCGGTTTGTATGACCAAACATTAAAAGGACCGCATATTTGCACGACCCGGTTGAATGTCTTGCGTTTAAGCACGATGCCGCCTTTAAAAGAAGAGATTGTCCATGCTGATGTGGATAGACTGCGGCAATATTCAAGCGCAGAGCTTCGTAAAATGGGACGCATCCCCTATCCATTAATCCGCCGTAAAGGGGAAAATAAATTTTCTCGAATCAGCTGGGATGGTGCGATGGATATGATCGCTGAAAAAATGAAAACATTAGATCCAAAACAATATGCTTTTTACCTTACCTCAAGAGGGATTACAAATGAATCCTATTATACCGCAGGCAAAGTTGCACGTTTTTTAGGGACAAACCATGTCGATAACGCATCCCGTATTTGTCACTCTCCATCCAAAACGGCGCTGAAGCGTTCGGTCGGTATCGGGGCGTCCAGCTGTACGTATAAAGACTGGATCGGAACGGACGTCCTTGTATTCTGGGGAAGTGTAGCATCGAACGCTTCACCGGTATCTACCAAGTATATGCTGGCTGCTAAGAAAAAAGGTACGAAAATTATTGTTATTAATCCGTACAAAGAACCGGCCATGGATAAATATTGGGTTCCGTCCAATGCCGAATCTGCATTGTTTGGGACACAGGTTGCTGATGATTTCTACCAAGTGAATATTGGGGGCGACATTGCTTTTATGCATGGGATCATGAAGTACTGGTTTGAAATGGAAGAAGAACAGTACGGTTCTGCTATTAACCATGCATTTGTACAAGACCATGTGAATGGCTATGAAGAATTAAAAACAAAAGTCGATGAGCTTTCATGGGAGAAAATCATTCATTCTTCCGGTATGTCAAAAGAAAGGATTCGAGAATTAGCTGAATTACTAGCTAACAGCAAAAATGCTGTATTCGCCTGGGCGTTAGGGTTAACGATGCATTCCTTTGCAACAGATAACATCTCCCAAGTGGCAAACCTTGCACTGCTACGAGGCTATCTCGGCCGAGAAAATGCCGGTTTAATGCCATTTCGCGGACACTCTAGTGTACAAGGCACAGGCGAAATGGGAGCTGATCCATTTGTTCTCCCTGGCGGCGGCTGGGATGAGGACAATGTAAAACGAATCGAAGAATTATGGGGTTTTGATCTTCCTAAATGGCAAGGTGATATTGTAGGGGTTAATCTTGAGCATGCAGCCCTTCCTGACGACCATGAGAAAAAGCTGAAACTCTACTATATGAGCGGTGGTAACTTTTTAGAAACGATGCCAAACCCTGAATTTATCGAAAAAGCTCTCTCGGAAGTAGATATTCGCGTCCATCAGGATATTATATTAAATACTTCGACTTTAGTGGACGCGAAAGAAGCAGTGATTGTTCTTCCAGCAAAAACGCGTTTTGAACAAGAGGGCGGCGGTACCTCAACATCAACCGAGCGTATGGTTTATTTCTCGCCTGAAATTGCAGGAAACAAGCAGCCGGTGGAAGAAGCTCGGGCGGAATGGAAAATTTATGTGGATCTTGCTAAACGAGTGAAGCCTGAAACAGCACACCTTGTAAACTTTGAAACAGCCCAAGAGATTCGAGACGAAATTGCCAAAGCAAACCCTGATTACGATGGGATTCAACACTTGAAAAAACAAGGGGATGTCTTTCAATGGGGCGGCGCCTGGTTATGTGAAGACGGTGTATGCCCAACGCCGGACGGTCGAGGGAACTTAATTCCAATTGACATACCAAACCTTGAAAAGCCGGAAGGTACATTCTACGTAACTACAAGACGCGGCAAGCAATTTAACTCCATGGTATTTAAGGAAACAGATCCATTCAATAATGCTGGACGATATGATGTCCTTCTGAACGCAGAAGATGCGAACACCTTAAATATTGTTGAAGGGGAAGGAATCGTTGTGTACAATCAGCATGGCGTTTTCCAAGGCAAAGCGCTCTTTACGGATATCGCACGCGGAAACATAGGACTTCACTTCCCAGAGGGCAACTTCCTAATCCCTAAAGGTATCTATGACAGTCCTTCAGGCATTCCACAATACAGCGTTGCCGTTAAAATTGAAAAAGCAGAACGATTTAATGCCAGAAAAGACATCGACTATCTAGAGAAAAAACTAGAAGATGATGAAATCGATGCACCTGTCTAA